A segment of the Tautonia rosea genome:
CCGCCGGACCTCGAGGGCAATTCTTCGTCTAGAAGGTTGTTCCCTGGCGGGTCGGGGCCGCGTCAGGCTCGACCATCGATCCGACGCTCGTCGGCTCGGTGACGGAAATCGGTCAGGTGTGGTTGAAGAATTCCGAGCAATGCGCAGCCTTGCCTGGCAAAATGTGGCCCGGCGCCCCCTTTTGATCAAGAAAGGGCAATGGCCCGCGCCAGGTCCGAGCCCGCCTTGCCCGCCCTGCGAGTCACCTCAAGAGGATTCCTCGTGTTGCGTTCACGAATTGGCATGGTCTTCCTGACGGCCTGTCTCTTTCTTTCTTCGTCCTGGGCGAAGGCTCAGGAACCGATCCCGAGGGTCGGCCTCGACGAGGCCTCCGGCGGAACCCTGGTGACGACCCAGCAGCGCCTCAGGCCCGCTGGCACGTCGGTCGAATTCCCCGGTCGGCCGGTTGATGTGGCCGTCTCGCCCGACGGCTCTCTCGTGGTAGCCAAGGACAATCGCGGCGTGCTCCTCATCGACGCCCAGACCTGGCAGATCAACCAGCGTCTTGCCTTCCCCGACGGCGGCGGGTCGATGCACGGCATCGCCGTTTCCCAGGACGGCCGGCGATTCTGGGCCACCTCGGCACAAAGCCATCTTTACGAGGCCACCCTCGCCGATGACGGAGCCTTCGCCTGGTCCCGCACCTACGACCTGCCCGGACCCAACGGCGAAGGACCCTCACACGCCTGCGGCATCGCCCTGAACGAGGATGAGACGGTCGCCTACGTCGCCCTCTCCCGGAACAACTCGATCGGTCAAGTCGATCTGACGACCGGCGCGGTTGTCCGCGAGATTCCCGTCGGTGTCGCGCCGTTTGACGTGGAGCTGGATCCGAGCGGAACGGTTCTTTATGTCTCCAACTGGGGAGGCCGACGCCCGCTCGACGGTGAACAGACCGCGCTGTCGTCCGGCACTCCCGTGCTCGTCGACGATCGTGGCGTCGCCAAGAGCGGGACCGTGGGTAAGGTCGATCTGGAGCAAGGCGCCATGACGGTCGAGGTCGCCACCGGCCTGCACCCGAGCGACCTGGTGCTCGACCCCCGCGCCGGCCGCCTCTATGTCGCCAACGCGAATTCCGACACCGTGGGCATCCTCAACGTGTCGAACGGCGCCTTCTCCGAGGTGGCCGAGATCCTCGTCCGCCCCGACCCCACCTTGCCCTTCGGCAGCGCTTCGAACGCGCTGGCCCTCTCCGAAGACGGCGGGACGCTCTACGTCGCCAACGGTGGCAACAACGCTGTGGCCGTCGTCTCGCTGAACGACGACCGAACCGGTGGTGCGGTGCTCGGCTTCATCCCGGCGGGATGGTATCCCGGTGGGCTGGCTCTCGGCCCCGACGGCCACCTGTTCATTGCCAATATCAAGGGGCTCGGCTCTCGAAGCGAGCCGGAAGACCCCGCCAAGGGGCGATCGGTCTACGCCTACCTCGGCACCGTTCAGAAGGTCGCCCCGGCCGACACCGAGACGCTGGCTGATTGGACCGCCCAGGTCCTCGAAGACTCCCGAGTCCCTCAGGCGCTCCGCGCCTGGGAACGGGAACAGGTCCGGGCCGACATCGCCCCCCGCCCTGTTCCCGAGCGTCTGGGAGAGCCCTCGGTCTTCGAGCACGTCGTCTACGTCATCAAGGAAAATCGCACGTATGATCAGGTCTTCGGCGACTTCCCCCAGGGTGAAGGCGATCCGAACCTCACCATCTTCGGCCGTGAAATCACGCCCAACCATCACGCCCTGGCCGAGCAGTTCGTCCTGCTCGACAACTATTACTGCAACGGCGTCAACTCGGCCGACGGCCATTCCTGGTCGACCGAAGGGAACGTGACCGACCACCTCGAAAAAGCCTTCGGCGGCTTCACCCGGAGCTACACCTTCGGCGACGATCCGCTGAACTATTCCTCGACCGGGTTCATCTGGGATAACGTCCTGCTGCACGGCCTTTCCTTTCGCAACTACGGCGAGATGGACTATGCCGAACCCGTCCCGAAGGACGCCACCTTCGTGCAAATTTATGAAGATTTTCTCAACGGCACGAATGAGATTACGTTCACCCAGAACATCGGTATCGACACCCTCCGCCGCTACTCCAGCCCCAACTTCCCCGGCTGGAACATGAAGATTCCCGAAGTGCTTCGCGCTGACCGCTTCCTCAAGGAGCTGGCCGAATTCGAGGAAACCGGCACGTTCCCCAACTTCGTGATCCTTTACCTCCCCCAGGATCACGGCTCGGGCACGACTCCCGGCATGCCCACCCCGAACGCCCACATGGCCGACAACGACCTGGCCCTCGGCCGGATCGTCGAGGGGATCAGCGCCAGCCGATTCTGGCCGAAAACCTGCATCTTCGTCATCGAAGACGACCCGCAAAACGGCTTCGATCACATCGACGGCCACCGCTCCATTTGCCTCGTCGCTTCCCCCTACACGAAGCGAGGGGCCGTGGTCAGCGAGTTCTACAACCAGACCTCCGTCCTGCACACCATGGAGCGCATCCTCGGCCTGCCTCCCATGAATCAGATGGATGCCATGTCTCCCTTGATGACCGAGTGCTTCACCGACGAGCCCGACTTCACCCCTTACACTGCCCTGCCCGTCACCGTCCCGCTCGACGAACTGAACAAGCAGGTCAGCCAGCTTCCTCCCGGACAGCGCGTCTGGGCCGAGGCCAGTCTCGCCCAGGATTTCACCGTCTTCGACCGCGCCGATGAGGACACCCTCAACCGCATCCTCTGGCACTTCGCCAAGGGGGCGGACACCCCCTATCCCGCTCACCTCGCCGGCGCCCACGGCACCGGCCTCAAGGGTCGCAAGCTCATCCACGTCGAGTTCGAGGATGATGACGACGAGGAAGATGACGACGACGATGACTGATCGCTCGCCGATCCGGTATCCTCGGGGGAGGGTGCTTCGCTGAGCCGCGATCACCCTCCCTTCCCGATCGAGGGACCCAATGCCATGCCAATCCACGACTGGACCTGCGTCCCGGCGGGGACTTTTCACGACGTCCACCACGAGTGGATCTCGACGATCAAGCGAGCCCTGAACGACGGACTTCTGCCGGACAGGTCCTATGCCATGGCCGAGCAGATCGCCGGCGGCATGGGTCCCAATGTCTTGACACTGGAGCGGCCCTCGCCTCGGGTTCCGCTTCCGGAGCCGGGCCAGGACGGGGCTTTGGCCCTCGCGACTCGACCGCCTCAGGTCCGCTTCCATGCCGGTCGAGAGGACGACCTCCTCGCCCGGAAGGCCAAGGCGGTGGTCGTCCGCCATTCGAGCGATCATCGCGTCGTGGCCATGATTGAACTGGTCTCGCCGGGAACCAAAAGCAGCCGATACGCCATCGATGCCTTCGTCCGTAAAGTCCGCGATGCGCTTCACGCGGGCATCCACCTCCTGATCGTCGATCTCTTCCCCCCAGCCCCCGCGACCCCCACGGCATTCACCAGGTGATCTGGGAGGAAGGCAGCCCCGGAGACTTCCCCTTGAACGCCGACGAGCCTCTGACCTGCGTCTCCTACATCGGCGGCCTCATCGGCGAGGTCTTTCTCGAACCCGTCGCAGTCGGACGCCCCTTGCCCGAAATGCCCTTGTTCCTCTCCGATGCCATCTATGTCCCCGTGCCCCTTGAGGTCACCTACGCACGTGCCTGGGATGCCGTCCCCGCCGTCTGGCGCAACGCCATCGCCTCAATCCCTCCCCAATCTTCCACCTGACCCTCCCCCCTTCAATTGCCCCGATTCCGTTAACCTGGGGCACTTGCGAAAGTGATTCGGACGTGAGAAACTGTCGCCCGCGCCTCCAAAGCCGTGGCCGAAGGGTGGGACTCCTTGCGTTCTTGCATGGCTGATTGCTAGCGTTGAGCAAAGACCGATCCCCGATGGCAGGCGGATCGAGGACGGAGGAATCGTCCTGGGCGGGCCGGGGGAATCCGGCGGGCGGGGCAATTGCATCGATTGAGGAAACAGCGATGAGTCGACAGGGTCGTCGAGCAGTGCGGGCGTTGCTTCGTCGTCGGAGGGTGCGGGGGCATCGGTTGGTCGTCGAGCCGATGGAGCGTCGGGAGTTACTGGCGACGATCCAGGTGACCACCCTGACCGATGCGCTTGCCCCGATCCCCGGGCAGGTCAGCTTGCGCTCGGCCATCGAGGCGATCAATGCCGGGGGCACCATCAACCCCGACATTCTTGCCAATACCACCGGCACCTTTGGCGATAACGACCGAATCGTCTTCAATGGCCTGAGCGGGTCGATCACCCTGGTCGGCAGCTTGCCCGACCTGTCGGTGCCAGTCGTCCTCGACGGCACTTCGGGGGCCGGGTTCTCGGACCGTCCGGTTCTGACGATCGACGGCGACCGCGTGGCCAATCGCACGATTCGGATCACGGGGCCGAACGTGACGATCCAGTCCCTGGCGATCGTCGGCAGCCGAGGAGCCGGGGTCGAGATCACCGGCCTGGCCGCGACCGGGGCGATTCTGCAAGGCAATCACATCGGCGTTGATGCGGCCGGGACGACCTCCGATCCGAACCTCGGCGGCGGTGTGGTCGTGACCAACGGCGCGAGCAACGCCCGAATCGGCGGAGCGCTGGCGGCTCCTTTCGTGCTCGGGACCGTCGGCAACGTGATCGCCGGCAACGACACCGATAACGTCCTGCTCAACGAGGTCCAGAACGTCCTCGTGCAGGGGAATTTCATCGGGACCGACCGCACCGGAACGGTCGCCTTGCGTGACGGGATCATGGGGGTCGATGGCCACGGTGTCCAGATCGTCGCCGGATCGGGCCACACCGTTGGCGGCCTGACGGCGAACCTGGGCAACCTGATCTCCGGGAACGGCATCAACGGCGTTGAGGTCCGCTCGGGCAATGCGAACCGGATTGCCGCGAACCGCATCGGCACGGCGGTCGATGGTGTCAGCCCGCTCCGCAACGAGTTCCTCGGCATTCGCCTTCACCAGGCGTCGACCAACAATACGATTGGAGGCGCCAACGCGACCCCCTTCGTTCTCTCGGCCGGGAACCTCGTCGCTCACAACGGTGGCGACGGCATTCGCATCCAGGGGCCAGGAACCACAGGAAACCTCGTGGCCGGCAACTTCGTCGGTGTCGATGTGACGGGAACGATCGCCCGAGAGAACCTCGACACCGGCATCGAGATCAACAACGCCACTCTCAACACCATCGGCGGTACCGGCGTCGGGATGGGCAACCTCATCTCCGGCAACCGGGGCGACGGCATCTTGCTCGCCAACGCCGGCGCGGCGAATAACCTGATCCAGGGGAACCGGATCGGCACCAACGCCTCGGGCACGTCGGCCTTGCCGAACCAGGAAGACGGCATTGAGATCAACGGCGGCCTCAATAACACCATCGGTGGCGCAGCGGCCGGGGCTGGCAACTTAATCTCCGGCAACGGCAGCGACGGCATCGAACTGGAACGAACCTCCTCCGGAAACGTGGTTCAGGGGAACCTGATCGGCACCAATTTCGACGGCTCGGCCGCCGTGCCCAATGTTGAGAACGGCGTGCGGCTCGATGCCGGGCTGGTCAATGTGGGCGGGACCCCCCAGTTCCTCGGCGCTGTGAACAACACGATCGGTGGCGTGAACGCCTCCAGCGGGGTCCGCACCGCGGGCAATCTGATTTCCGGCAACGGCCACAACGGCATCTTGCTCTACGGCGGGCCGACCTCGA
Coding sequences within it:
- a CDS encoding bifunctional YncE family protein/alkaline phosphatase family protein; translated protein: MRSRIGMVFLTACLFLSSSWAKAQEPIPRVGLDEASGGTLVTTQQRLRPAGTSVEFPGRPVDVAVSPDGSLVVAKDNRGVLLIDAQTWQINQRLAFPDGGGSMHGIAVSQDGRRFWATSAQSHLYEATLADDGAFAWSRTYDLPGPNGEGPSHACGIALNEDETVAYVALSRNNSIGQVDLTTGAVVREIPVGVAPFDVELDPSGTVLYVSNWGGRRPLDGEQTALSSGTPVLVDDRGVAKSGTVGKVDLEQGAMTVEVATGLHPSDLVLDPRAGRLYVANANSDTVGILNVSNGAFSEVAEILVRPDPTLPFGSASNALALSEDGGTLYVANGGNNAVAVVSLNDDRTGGAVLGFIPAGWYPGGLALGPDGHLFIANIKGLGSRSEPEDPAKGRSVYAYLGTVQKVAPADTETLADWTAQVLEDSRVPQALRAWEREQVRADIAPRPVPERLGEPSVFEHVVYVIKENRTYDQVFGDFPQGEGDPNLTIFGREITPNHHALAEQFVLLDNYYCNGVNSADGHSWSTEGNVTDHLEKAFGGFTRSYTFGDDPLNYSSTGFIWDNVLLHGLSFRNYGEMDYAEPVPKDATFVQIYEDFLNGTNEITFTQNIGIDTLRRYSSPNFPGWNMKIPEVLRADRFLKELAEFEETGTFPNFVILYLPQDHGSGTTPGMPTPNAHMADNDLALGRIVEGISASRFWPKTCIFVIEDDPQNGFDHIDGHRSICLVASPYTKRGAVVSEFYNQTSVLHTMERILGLPPMNQMDAMSPLMTECFTDEPDFTPYTALPVTVPLDELNKQVSQLPPGQRVWAEASLAQDFTVFDRADEDTLNRILWHFAKGADTPYPAHLAGAHGTGLKGRKLIHVEFEDDDDEEDDDDDD
- a CDS encoding DUF4058 family protein, giving the protein MPIHDWTCVPAGTFHDVHHEWISTIKRALNDGLLPDRSYAMAEQIAGGMGPNVLTLERPSPRVPLPEPGQDGALALATRPPQVRFHAGREDDLLARKAKAVVVRHSSDHRVVAMIELVSPGTKSSRYAIDAFVRKVRDALHAGIHLLIVDLFPPAPATPTAFTR